One stretch of Cyclopterus lumpus isolate fCycLum1 chromosome 10, fCycLum1.pri, whole genome shotgun sequence DNA includes these proteins:
- the LOC117737224 gene encoding uncharacterized protein LOC117737224: MQVCIDTCLRPCHNNDKGCTEDQILETKTVGVGQNVTLTCARDTSLIRETWFWIRIVSGNSPEFLGGTYTFIYDDSDKILRITTKQEPGTFLLHIHEAKLSDAGLYSCIKVNQLNLTFLKGTFLSIGEPDITFITQDFPSAPVRPGDSVTLQCSVLSHSERRTCPGEPSVFWFRVGSDESHPSLIYAQRSNSAGCEKSPEAHSPQKCVYSFSKDVTSSDVYTHYCAVATCGQILFGNGTKLDIEASDMWDLQKANAALILVLSALAISLIVIGFLIYTIKIKTCCNAAVALQINAATASGAPQGQRRNEDFLAYSAPTFTKRKSGRAEKKNVKPAEKETIYSDVRTLVID, from the exons ATGCAGGTTTGCATTGACACCTGTTTGAGGCCCTGCCACAACAATgacaagg GATGCACAGAGGATCAGATCCTTGAAACAAAGACTGTTGGTGTTGGACAAAACGTGACTCTGACTTGTGCTCGCGACACATCTCTCATCCGAGAAACCTGGTTTTGGATCAGAATTGTTTCTGGAAACTCACCTGAATTCTTGGGAGGAacatatacttttatttatgatGATAGTGATAAGATTCTTCGcattacaacaaaacaagaaccTGGAACATTCCTGCTGCATATTCATGAAGCAAAGCTAAGCGATGCCGGACTTTACTCCTGTATTAAAGTAAACCAacttaatttaacatttttaaaaggaacatttctgaGTATTGGAg AACCTGATATCACTTTCATCACTCAAGACTTCCCATCTGCTCCGGTCCGTCCAGGAGACTCAGTGACTCTGCAGTGTTCCGTCCTCTCACACTCTGAGAGGAGAACGTGTCCAGGAGAACCGAGTGTGTTCTGGTTCAGAGTCGGATCGGATGAATCTCATCCCAGTTTAATTTATGCCCAAAGAAGCAACAGTGCTGGATGTGAGAAGAGTCCTGAAGCTCACTCTCCACAGAAATGTGTCTACAGCTTCTCTAAGGACGTCACCTCCTCTGATGTCTACACTCATTACTGCGCTGTGGCCACATGTGGACAGATATTATTTGGAAATGGAACAAAACTGGACATTGAAG CATCTGACATGTGGGATTTGCAGAAGGCCAACGCAGCTCTGATTCTGGTATTATCAGCTCTGGCTATAAGTCTGATTGTTATTGGCTTCCTGATTTATACCATCAAGATAAAAACGTGTTGCAACG cTGCCGTTGCTCTGCAAATAAATGCTGCAACAGCCAGCGGTGCCCCCCAAGGTCAGCGG AGAAATGAGGACTTTTTGGCATATTCTGCACCGACCTTCACCAAGAGGAAATCTGgcagagcagaaaaaaagaatgtaaaacCAGCGGAGAAAGAGACCATCTACTCTGATGTCAGGACTTTAGTGATAGATTAA